From the genome of Methanosphaera cuniculi, one region includes:
- a CDS encoding transcriptional regulator FilR1 domain-containing protein: MYQNNESFKYIKEIRQELKFLTNSEVRLKILIELCDRKATLKELHKLTNLKYTSLTSSLSKLEENGYVYEENDYYYLKTDTRNKLINILYLNNNFEFIENLSNYINKHIVENEQLDAVATLPMIKNYELIKADNINPYIVVEMIEDALMYNGNVRSLNMYLHPHYEKIITTILNQESSHEMIVPYVLLERFVQAARKNKTTIKNKTTTKNKNFYIKAIKDKTPKLICVVSEEKLIIALVKRNGKPDNNYCICIYDDDAIRWGYQIFEEYNMKTDIKIPLHDLTENIKQSGNTMQYIVD, encoded by the coding sequence ATGTATCAAAATAACGAGAGTTTTAAGTATATTAAGGAAATTAGACAAGAACTTAAATTTTTAACAAATTCAGAAGTTAGATTAAAAATATTAATCGAGCTATGTGATAGAAAAGCAACACTTAAAGAACTTCACAAACTTACAAATCTAAAATACACATCATTAACATCTAGTTTATCAAAACTTGAAGAAAATGGATATGTGTATGAGGAAAATGATTACTATTATCTTAAAACAGATACACGTAATAAACTAATAAATATTTTATATCTAAATAATAATTTTGAATTTATTGAGAACTTAAGTAATTATATTAATAAACATATTGTTGAAAATGAACAACTTGATGCAGTAGCAACATTACCAATGATTAAAAACTATGAACTAATAAAGGCAGATAATATAAATCCATACATAGTAGTTGAAATGATAGAAGATGCACTTATGTATAATGGAAATGTAAGATCATTAAATATGTACTTACATCCACATTATGAGAAGATCATAACAACAATACTAAATCAGGAATCATCACATGAAATGATAGTTCCATATGTACTACTAGAAAGATTTGTACAAGCAGCACGAAAAAACAAGACTACAATAAAAAACAAGACTACAACAAAAAACAAGAACTTCTACATAAAAGCAATAAAAGATAAAACACCAAAATTAATCTGCGTAGTATCAGAAGAAAAACTAATAATAGCACTAGTTAAAAGAAATGGAAAACCAGACAACAATTACTGTATATGCATATATGATGATGATGCAATAAGATGGGGATATCAAATATTTGAAGAATACAACATGAAAACAGATATTAAAATACCACTCCATGATCTAACAGAAAATATCAAACAATCAGGTAATACAATGCAATACATAGTAGATTAA